One genomic segment of Acanthochromis polyacanthus isolate Apoly-LR-REF ecotype Palm Island chromosome 9, KAUST_Apoly_ChrSc, whole genome shotgun sequence includes these proteins:
- the LOC110969651 gene encoding zinc finger protein 606-like isoform X25, with amino-acid sequence MIICSDQVTMSSVQNLRELINERLTAAAEEIFTEFEKTIVQYEEEIDRQRRLLDNIWKPEAHTSDLLQQHVCTDQVTLADRLACNQERRSSLDQEEPDPPQIKEEDKDLWNSIGREYPEFPQSKEEQEDLCTLMDGEQLVLKVETDIFMVTPTYKESDHRELDQSSYQLLSHNFRVAESPDNEQSHHTHSGSIKNAETKAKKTHHKNRSHNNDRDNSSLSGSHSDPGRSKKCVECDACGKAFKDRSQLNRHFKIHTGVKPYACSTCGKRFYAISPMRCHERIHTGEKLYPCKICKKKFSTNSHLKVHFRIHTGEKQYSCELCGKSFRQSSGLNVHMRTHTGEKKHSCKICGKKFGQNSHVIVHMRTHTGEKLYFCKICGKSFSQNSHLIVHVKTHTAKSKS; translated from the exons ATGATTATTTGTTCAGATCAAGTAACGATGAGTTCAGTCCAgaatctgagagagttgatcaacgagcgactaactgctgctgctgaagaaatatTCACGGAGTTTGagaaaaccatcgtccagtacgaggaggagatcgatcgtcaaCGCAGACTGCTGGACAACATCTGGAAACCCGAAGCACACACATCAG ACCTCCTACAACAACATGTCTGTACAGATCAGGTGACTCTTGCTGACCGGCTGGCTTGTAACCAGGAGAGGCGCTCCAGTCTGGACCAAGAGGAGCCAGAccctccacagattaaagagGAAGATAAAGACCTCTGGAATAGTATTGGCCGGGAGTACCCAGAGTTCCCACAAAGtaaagaggaacaggaggacCTCTGCACCCTAATGGATGGAGAGCAGCTTGTACTGAAGGTGGAGACTGATATCTTTATGGTTACTCCTACTTATAaggaaagtgaccacagagAACTAGACCAAagcagttatcagctcctctctcaCAACTTTCGTGTTGCTGAGAGCCCGGATAATGAACAAAGTCATCATACACACTCTGGATCGATTAAAAATGCAGAGACGAAGGCAAAGAAGACACATCACAAAAACAGGAGTCATAATAATGATAGAGACAACTCTTCATTGTCAGGAAGTCACAGTGATCCTGGCAGAAGTAAAAAGTGTGTAGAATGTGATGcttgtggaaaagcttttaagGATAGGTCCCAATTGAACAGACATTTCAAAATCCACACAGGTGTGAAACCATACGCTTGCAGCACTTGTGGGAAAAGATTCTATGCGATATCACCAATGAGATGTCACGAAAGAATCCACACGGGTGAGAAGCTGTATCCCTGCAAAATATGTAAGAAAAAATTCAGTACAAACTCTCACCTGAAGGTGCACTTTAGAATTCACACGGGTGAGAAGCAGTATTCTTGCGAATTGTGTGGCAAAAGTTTCAGGCAAAGTagtggtttaaatgttcacatgagaactcacacaggggAGAAGAAGCATTCCTGCAAAATATGTGGGAAAAAATTTGGTCAAAACAGTCACGTGATtgtccacatgagaactcacacaggtgagaagctgtatttctgcaaaatctgtgggaaaagtttcagtCAGAACAGTCATTTGATCGTCCAtgtgaaaactcacacagcGAAGTCCAAGTCATGA
- the LOC110969651 gene encoding zinc finger protein ZFP2-like isoform X24, with the protein MKEEQEELYANQEGVQLKEETDMLVQCKSKCRELSGEIFAIFEKTLIHYEGEIDHQRRLLNIIWKPDIKLHKIDLLQQHVCTDQVTLADRLACNQERRSSLDQEEPDPPQIKEEDKDLWNSIGREYPEFPQSKEEQEDLCTLMDGEQLVLKVETDIFMVTPTYKESDHRELDQSSYQLLSHNFRVAESPDNEQSHHTHSGSIKNAETKAKKTHHKNRSHNNDRDNSSLSGSHSDPGRSKKCVECDACGKAFKDRSQLNRHFKIHTGVKPYACSTCGKRFYAISPMRCHERIHTGEKLYPCKICKKKFSTNSHLKVHFRIHTGEKQYSCELCGKSFRQSSGLNVHMRTHTGEKKHSCKICGKKFGQNSHVIVHMRTHTGEKLYFCKICGKSFSQNSHLIVHVKTHTAKSKS; encoded by the exons atgaaagaggaacaggaggaactcTATGCTAATCAGGAAGGTGTGCAGCTGAAAGAAGAGACTGACATGCTGGTTCAGTGCAAGTCCAAATGTAGAGAGTTATCTGGAGAAATATTTGCCATCTTTGAAAAAACGCTGATCCATTACGAAGGAGAGATTGATCATCAGCGCAGATTGCTGAATATCATCTGGAAACCTGATATAAAGTTACACAAAATAG ACCTCCTACAACAACATGTCTGTACAGATCAGGTGACTCTTGCTGACCGGCTGGCTTGTAACCAGGAGAGGCGCTCCAGTCTGGACCAAGAGGAGCCAGAccctccacagattaaagagGAAGATAAAGACCTCTGGAATAGTATTGGCCGGGAGTACCCAGAGTTCCCACAAAGtaaagaggaacaggaggacCTCTGCACCCTAATGGATGGAGAGCAGCTTGTACTGAAGGTGGAGACTGATATCTTTATGGTTACTCCTACTTATAaggaaagtgaccacagagAACTAGACCAAagcagttatcagctcctctctcaCAACTTTCGTGTTGCTGAGAGCCCGGATAATGAACAAAGTCATCATACACACTCTGGATCGATTAAAAATGCAGAGACGAAGGCAAAGAAGACACATCACAAAAACAGGAGTCATAATAATGATAGAGACAACTCTTCATTGTCAGGAAGTCACAGTGATCCTGGCAGAAGTAAAAAGTGTGTAGAATGTGATGcttgtggaaaagcttttaagGATAGGTCCCAATTGAACAGACATTTCAAAATCCACACAGGTGTGAAACCATACGCTTGCAGCACTTGTGGGAAAAGATTCTATGCGATATCACCAATGAGATGTCACGAAAGAATCCACACGGGTGAGAAGCTGTATCCCTGCAAAATATGTAAGAAAAAATTCAGTACAAACTCTCACCTGAAGGTGCACTTTAGAATTCACACGGGTGAGAAGCAGTATTCTTGCGAATTGTGTGGCAAAAGTTTCAGGCAAAGTagtggtttaaatgttcacatgagaactcacacaggggAGAAGAAGCATTCCTGCAAAATATGTGGGAAAAAATTTGGTCAAAACAGTCACGTGATtgtccacatgagaactcacacaggtgagaagctgtatttctgcaaaatctgtgggaaaagtttcagtCAGAACAGTCATTTGATCGTCCAtgtgaaaactcacacagcGAAGTCCAAGTCATGA
- the LOC110969649 gene encoding oocyte zinc finger protein XlCOF22-like encodes MSSVQNLRELINERLTAAAEEIFTSLRKPSSSTRRRSIVSADCWITSGNPKHTHQISHSNISVKMRTSSSVPRRDPPVEWEYPKPSQIKEEQEKLLTSQGPDQFVLKQRTDMLTQCTSKCEEFSREIFGVFEKTLIHYEEEVDRRRRLLDAFWKPKIQLNRIDVQKEPICREKEVLADQLLCYQERNHSLQQSDPEAPQIEENQEKLYTNLTQAEPEPQQIKQQQEKLCSSRDQEDPDPPQIKEEQEEHCTSLNYAQTEPRMIKQDEEKLCTSQEIQQLVLKQETDTLRVTSTHEESDRREPDPNSNQLLFYTFPVTESPKFQIQEHHRPHTGVKPYACKTCGKTFNRRDHLLSHMRTHTGEKPYSCETCGKSFTQSGNLLYHIKTHTGEKPYSCNTCGKSFSLSSRLTVHLRSHTGEKPYSCETCGKSFTQRSRLLHHMRTHTGEKPYPCETCGKSFTQRGCLLHHIRTHTGEKPFFCNTCEKSFSRREHLLSHIKTHTGEKAYSCKACGKSFTQHCHLLRHMRTHTGEKPYSCETCGNSFSQRGHLIVHMRIHTDDKLYSCETCGKSFNQRGNLFYHMMTHTGKKPYPCHACGERFKYATSLKNHMKTHTDEKL; translated from the exons ATGAGTTCAGTCCAgaatctgagagagttgatcaacgagcgactaactgctgctgctgaagaaatatTCACGAGTTTGagaaaaccatcgtccagtacgaggaggagatcgatcgtcagcgcagactgctggataacatctggaaacccGAAACACACACATCAG ATCTCCCACAGCAACATCTCTGTCAAAATGAGGACCAGCAGCTCTGTACCCAGGAGAGACCCTCCAGTGGAGTGGGAGTACCCAAAGCCTTCACAGAttaaagaggaacaggagaaaCTCTTGACCAGTCAGGGGCCAGATCAGTTTGTGCTGAAGCAGAGGACTGATATGTTGACTCAGTGCACATCCAAATGTGAAGAGTTTTCCAGAGAAATATTTGGTGTCTTTGAAAAAACACTCATCCACTATGAGGAAGAGGTTGATCGTCGGCGCAGACTGTTGGATGCCTTTTGGAAACCCAAAATACAGTTAAACAGAATAG ATGTACAAAAGGAACCCATATGTAGGGAGAAGGAGGTTCTCGCTGACCAGTTGCTTTGTTACCAAGAGAGGAACCACAGTCTGCAACAGTCCGACCCAGAGGCTCCACAAATTGAAGAGAACCAGGAAAAACTCTACACCAATCTGACCCAggcagaaccagaacctcaacagattaaacagcagcaggagaaacTCTGTAGTAGTCGGGACCAGGAGGACCCAGAtcctccacagattaaagagGAACAAGAGGAGCACTGCACCAGTCTGAATTATGCACAAACAGAACCCCGAATGATTAAACAGGATGAGGAGAAACTCTGCACCAGTCAAGAGATACAGCAACTTGTACTGAAGCAGGAGACTGATACCTTAAGAGTGACTTCCACCCATGAAGAAAGTGACCGCCGTGAACCGGACCCAAACAGTAACCAGCTCCTCTTTTACACTTTTCCTGTAACTGAGAGCCCAAAATTCCAAATTCAAGAACATCACAGACCCCACACAGGTGTGAAGCCATATGCCTGTAAAACATGTGGGAAAACTTTCAATCGACGTGATCATTTATTGTCTCACATGAGaacacacacaggtgagaaaccatattcttgtgaaacatgtgggaaaagtttcacCCAGAGTGGTAATTTGTTGTATCACATAAagactcacacaggtgagaagccatattcctGCAACACGtgtgggaaaagtttcagtCTAAGTAGTCGTTTGACTGTCCACTTAAGAAGTCATACAGGTGAGAAgccttattcttgtgaaacatgCGGTAAAAGTTTCACTCAACGTAGTCGTTTGTTGCaccacatgagaactcacacaggtgagaagccttATCCTTGTGAAACATGCGGGAAAAGTTTCACCCAACGTGGTTGTTTGTTGCACCACATAAGAACTCACACAGGGGAAAAGCCGTTTTTTTGCAACACGTGTGAAAAAAGTTTCAGTCGACGTGAACATTTATTATCCCACATCAAGACTCACACAGGGGAAAAGGCCTATTCTTGTAAAGCTTGTGGTAAAAGTTTTACTCAACACTGTCATTTGTTGCgccacatgagaactcacacaggtgaaaaGCCCTATTCTTGTGAAACTTGTGGGAATAGTTTTAGTCAGCGTGGTCATTTGATTGTCCACATGAGaattcacacagatgacaagtTGTATTCGTGTGAGACGTGTGGGAAAAGTTTCAATCAACGTGGTAATTTATTCTACCACATGATGACGCACACGGGTAAGAAACCTTACCCCTGCCACGCATGTGGAGAAAGATTTAAATATGCAACGTCACTGAAAAATCATATGAAAACTCACACGGATGAAAAATTGTAA